One Rossellomorea aquimaris DNA window includes the following coding sequences:
- a CDS encoding MBL fold metallo-hydrolase has translation MSIYRIDSRISLVDLMDLSLQERTGSYIINEESLTIIETSASPSIPHLKKGLSKLNINLEDIQYIILTHIHLDHAGGAGLFLKECPNAKVIVHPRGRRHLSDPARLIRGARAVYGEKFDDLFHPIVPIPEDRMIVMDHEERLTLSENCTLTFYHTPGHANHHLSIFDSVSNGMFTGDTCGIQYTVGSKHFYIPSTSPNQFSPENMKDSIRMYKDLQLDRLYFGHYGVTEEVSFALGEVERWLDLFMEKSEEQFSSNRTGEENVKVISAVLFELTKSKMVQKGVDPDNPIFKLLTLDTNVSAMGIVDYFLRQSKGEKPS, from the coding sequence ATGAGTATTTATCGTATAGATTCCCGAATATCGTTAGTTGATCTAATGGATTTATCACTACAGGAACGTACAGGAAGTTATATTATAAACGAAGAGTCCCTTACCATTATCGAAACATCTGCCAGTCCTTCTATACCTCATCTAAAAAAAGGTCTCTCTAAGTTAAACATTAATCTTGAAGATATTCAATACATAATTTTAACTCATATACATCTTGATCATGCAGGTGGAGCCGGTCTTTTCCTGAAGGAATGCCCCAATGCAAAGGTCATCGTTCACCCGAGAGGACGTCGTCACCTTTCAGACCCTGCACGCTTGATCCGAGGAGCAAGAGCGGTATATGGAGAGAAGTTCGATGATCTTTTCCACCCAATCGTACCAATTCCCGAAGACCGCATGATTGTGATGGATCATGAAGAAAGACTGACTCTGAGCGAAAACTGTACATTAACGTTTTACCACACCCCTGGTCATGCAAATCACCATTTAAGTATCTTTGATTCTGTATCAAATGGGATGTTCACCGGGGACACATGCGGAATCCAGTATACGGTGGGGTCAAAGCATTTCTATATCCCTTCTACTTCTCCCAATCAGTTTAGCCCTGAAAACATGAAGGATTCCATTCGCATGTATAAGGATCTGCAGCTCGATCGCTTGTATTTTGGGCACTACGGTGTCACTGAAGAAGTATCATTTGCATTAGGGGAAGTAGAAAGATGGCTTGATCTTTTCATGGAAAAAAGTGAGGAACAGTTCTCTTCCAATAGAACAGGGGAAGAGAACGTAAAAGTGATATCTGCTGTACTTTTTGAACTTACAAAGAGTAAAATGGTCCAAAAGGGCGTTGATCCTGACAACCCGATTTTCAAATTATTAACTCTGGATACGAACGTATCTGCAATGGGAATTGTAGATTATTTTTTAAGGCAAAGCAAAGGAGAAAAACCATCATGA
- a CDS encoding DUF3993 domain-containing protein, which produces MEMKKLWLLLLIVGLVTAACGQVSQTQASEFTEDNALSLVEDAFRTQVSLSEKPQSKKQINDKMSQYFTKDLTASFIKDNVYEVEGGYITFGSDFAPHYVPFFKYDESTNVKYIGGKWYVWEERTDEEEGPVSQVSGIEAVVLSEEEGTWKISSITYEVPEEIQSQ; this is translated from the coding sequence ATGGAAATGAAAAAATTATGGCTATTATTACTTATTGTAGGGCTCGTTACAGCGGCATGTGGGCAAGTCAGTCAAACCCAGGCATCAGAATTTACTGAAGATAATGCATTGTCTCTTGTGGAAGATGCCTTTCGTACCCAAGTATCATTAAGTGAAAAACCACAATCGAAGAAACAGATTAATGACAAGATGTCACAGTATTTCACAAAGGATCTAACAGCAAGCTTCATAAAGGATAATGTATATGAAGTTGAGGGCGGTTACATCACATTTGGATCGGACTTCGCACCACACTATGTTCCATTTTTTAAGTATGATGAGTCTACTAACGTAAAATACATAGGTGGAAAGTGGTACGTATGGGAAGAACGAACAGATGAGGAAGAAGGCCCTGTGTCCCAGGTATCTGGTATAGAAGCTGTCGTATTAAGTGAAGAAGAAGGTACTTGGAAGATTTCATCCATTACCTACGAGGTACCAGAGGAAATTCAATCCCAATAG
- the fadH gene encoding 2,4-dienoyl-CoA reductase: MGEQQVVIVTGGSNGMGKYMAKHFVESGASVVVTGRNEERLQSVKDEFSSLYGKIEVFQMDVREQEHVKAMVEFTAEKFGKIDVLINNAAGNFICPAEKLTPNGWKSVIDIVLNGTFLCSHAVGNYWIENNQKGSIINMVATYAWNAGAGVAHSAAAKAGVLSLTRTLAVEWGHKYGIRTNAIAPGPIERTGGAEKLWISDEAAKRTIDSVPLRRLGTPEEIAGLAYFIASDQAAYINGECITMDGGQWLNQFPF, translated from the coding sequence ATGGGAGAACAACAAGTTGTAATTGTAACAGGCGGTTCGAATGGTATGGGGAAATATATGGCGAAGCACTTTGTAGAGTCTGGCGCAAGCGTCGTCGTAACAGGGAGAAATGAAGAACGACTACAATCGGTGAAAGATGAGTTTTCGTCTCTTTATGGAAAGATTGAAGTCTTTCAAATGGATGTCAGGGAACAGGAACACGTAAAGGCCATGGTTGAATTTACGGCTGAGAAGTTCGGCAAAATCGATGTACTCATTAACAATGCAGCTGGTAATTTCATCTGCCCAGCTGAAAAGCTTACACCTAATGGTTGGAAATCTGTTATTGATATCGTTCTAAACGGAACGTTCCTGTGCTCACATGCTGTAGGGAATTATTGGATTGAGAACAATCAAAAGGGGTCCATCATTAATATGGTTGCCACTTATGCTTGGAATGCAGGTGCAGGTGTGGCTCATTCTGCGGCTGCCAAAGCCGGAGTCTTATCATTAACCCGCACTCTTGCCGTCGAGTGGGGTCATAAATACGGTATTCGTACAAATGCCATTGCACCAGGACCGATAGAAAGAACCGGTGGGGCCGAGAAGCTTTGGATTTCTGATGAGGCGGCGAAAAGGACGATTGATAGCGTACCCTTAAGACGATTAGGAACACCTGAAGAGATCGCGGGCCTTGCTTACTTTATTGCGTCAGATCAGGCGGCGTATATAAACGGAGAATGCATCACAATGGACGGCGGCCAATGGCTTAATCAATTTCCATTCTAA
- a CDS encoding EAL domain-containing protein produces the protein MKWTTIIDTNGQDQQVLDNVLKELILDHIHDMIFIMKVEEGPSFRYLYINESAKRYTSIQHGDMGRLLEEVVSFEMASDLQEKYTQLVQKGESVTYQDTFFHTNGSQVVNESILTPIKDGYGKVEYVVSITRDITSSILEKKKLMKAKERYKSIIEHNLDAIFILDGQGVIKESNGAGCSLTGYSKENLVNMKIYDLFHSQNEKLLTESLIQTLMGTPSTIDYSLLLNEAGEEKITQLKMVPIVVKEKCDGCYIIVKDITKHHEQNEMIHYMALHDQLTGLWNRKALDDHVPLIIHNMEERGIELSLLYLDLDRFKFVNDTLGLKGGDRFLKKITERLITLTNEECLLYRQGGDEFIFLLKNSGFEDTKTKAKEILALFIDPFTIDEQEFYISPSVGISRYPADGYDSNSLIQKAAQALFEVKEKGRAHYRFYQTHMKSSFPNYIIMEAHLRRAIEKGELYVHYQPQVNLATGSIDSFEALVRWNNRKFGFVSPAQFIPLAEETGLIHQIGEWVLEQVCMQLQKWRNKGYKTVRVAINISPKQFLQEQLVDTIDFYLSTYNLPASCIEIEITEGAMQDTQQTLKMLRKLKDLGVYISVDDFGTGYSSLHYLKRFPIDILKIDQSFVKEIGMNQKDSAITTTIIHLAHSLGLEVIAEGVEREGQVDFLKEANCQKAQGYFFSKPICPKEIEQQQFVLM, from the coding sequence ATGAAATGGACTACTATTATAGACACCAATGGTCAAGATCAACAGGTCCTTGACAATGTTTTGAAAGAACTAATTTTAGATCATATACATGATATGATTTTCATTATGAAGGTTGAAGAGGGACCTTCTTTCAGGTACCTATACATAAATGAATCAGCTAAAAGGTACACATCCATTCAGCATGGGGATATGGGCCGCCTTTTGGAGGAAGTGGTATCATTCGAGATGGCCTCTGACTTACAGGAGAAATACACCCAACTTGTTCAAAAGGGTGAGAGCGTTACCTATCAGGATACTTTTTTTCATACGAATGGAAGTCAGGTTGTGAACGAATCCATCTTGACACCCATCAAGGATGGATATGGAAAAGTAGAGTACGTTGTTTCCATTACGAGAGATATAACTTCGTCCATTCTGGAGAAGAAGAAATTAATGAAAGCGAAAGAACGATACAAATCCATAATCGAGCATAATCTGGATGCCATATTCATTCTGGACGGACAAGGTGTCATCAAGGAATCTAACGGAGCAGGCTGCTCATTAACAGGCTATTCAAAAGAAAACTTAGTAAATATGAAAATTTATGATTTATTTCACTCTCAAAATGAGAAACTCTTGACAGAATCACTTATTCAAACACTAATGGGAACTCCTTCTACGATTGATTATAGTCTTCTTCTTAACGAAGCAGGAGAGGAGAAAATAACCCAGCTGAAAATGGTTCCCATCGTCGTAAAAGAAAAGTGTGACGGCTGCTATATTATCGTGAAGGATATAACCAAGCATCATGAACAGAATGAAATGATCCATTACATGGCCCTGCATGATCAATTAACTGGTCTATGGAACAGGAAAGCACTGGATGATCATGTCCCTTTAATCATTCATAATATGGAAGAAAGAGGTATAGAGCTCTCGCTTTTATACCTTGATCTAGATCGGTTTAAATTTGTAAATGATACCCTTGGTTTAAAGGGAGGAGACCGGTTTCTCAAAAAAATCACAGAGCGGTTGATAACCCTTACGAACGAAGAATGTTTACTATACAGACAGGGAGGGGATGAATTTATTTTTCTGTTGAAGAATAGTGGTTTTGAAGATACCAAGACGAAAGCGAAGGAAATCTTGGCACTGTTCATAGATCCTTTCACTATAGATGAGCAGGAATTTTACATCTCTCCTTCGGTTGGGATCAGCCGTTATCCTGCAGATGGATATGATTCTAATTCACTCATTCAAAAAGCTGCTCAAGCACTATTTGAAGTAAAAGAAAAAGGAAGAGCCCATTATCGTTTTTACCAAACGCATATGAAATCAAGTTTTCCGAATTATATCATTATGGAAGCGCATCTGAGAAGAGCCATAGAGAAGGGGGAGCTATACGTCCACTATCAGCCACAGGTAAACTTAGCTACAGGTTCCATTGATAGCTTCGAAGCGTTAGTACGTTGGAACAACCGTAAATTTGGGTTTGTATCCCCTGCTCAGTTCATTCCGTTGGCAGAAGAAACAGGCTTGATTCATCAAATTGGCGAATGGGTACTGGAGCAAGTGTGTATGCAGCTTCAAAAGTGGAGAAACAAAGGATATAAGACGGTACGTGTGGCCATTAACATTTCTCCCAAGCAATTCCTTCAGGAGCAATTAGTAGATACCATTGATTTCTATTTATCAACGTATAATCTTCCCGCTTCCTGCATAGAAATTGAAATTACGGAGGGAGCCATGCAAGATACTCAACAAACATTAAAAATGCTGCGGAAGCTTAAAGATCTTGGTGTGTACATTTCTGTGGATGATTTTGGAACAGGATATTCCTCTCTTCATTATTTGAAACGATTCCCCATTGACATCTTGAAGATCGATCAATCGTTTGTGAAAGAGATTGGAATGAATCAGAAGGATTCTGCCATAACGACTACCATCATCCATCTTGCACATAGTCTGGGTCTTGAGGTAATTGCAGAAGGTGTGGAAAGAGAGGGACAAGTTGACTTTCTTAAAGAGGCGAACTGCCAAAAAGCTCAAGGCTACTTCTTTAGTAAACCAATCTGCCCGAAGGAGATCGAGCAGCAGCAATTTGTTCTTATGTAA
- a CDS encoding MDR family MFS transporter: MSSLELGSIKRTKKPLVLIAVMLAMFMGAIEATIVSTAMPAIVGDLGGFSLYSWVFSAYLLMNAITVLIYGKLSDLFGRKPIITIGIVIFLIGSVLCGFSQTMEQLILFRFIQGLGAGAVLPMATTIVGDIYSKEERAKIQGYLSSVWGISAISGPLVGGLLVEYASWRYVFWVNIPLGLLSIVGLWLYLHENIEKKKPVIDYGGAFLLVVTLSSLMYLLVEGGVNLPWDSWQAMFLINISILGFVVLIYHERRTAQPMMPFDLWKIRSILVANIVSLTTGVMLIGISSFLPAFVQGVMERSATVAGFTLTAMSIGWPISATIAGRLLLRIGYFKTSLMGGISLIAGGTIFVLMDPSYGPLWAAIGSFFVGVGMGLSSTSFIVSIQSTVEWQVRGIATATNMFMRNLGTTIGAALLGGILNSRLQRYLEESGNDYSINDVNMLLNEQEREQLSSDMLELLQNALTGSLQSVYLVVLFFALFSFVGILFLPRDQSLKK; this comes from the coding sequence ATGAGCAGTTTAGAATTGGGTTCAATCAAAAGGACGAAAAAACCGCTTGTATTGATAGCTGTGATGCTGGCTATGTTTATGGGGGCCATTGAAGCAACAATTGTCTCCACCGCCATGCCTGCCATCGTTGGTGATCTTGGCGGCTTCTCTCTGTATAGCTGGGTGTTTTCCGCTTATCTATTAATGAATGCCATCACCGTCCTTATATACGGTAAACTATCTGATTTGTTTGGCAGGAAACCGATTATCACAATCGGGATCGTGATTTTTCTCATTGGGTCCGTTTTATGTGGATTTTCCCAAACGATGGAGCAATTAATTCTATTCCGATTCATCCAGGGGCTTGGTGCGGGAGCGGTATTACCTATGGCCACTACTATTGTGGGAGATATTTATTCAAAGGAAGAACGTGCCAAAATTCAGGGGTATTTATCAAGTGTATGGGGGATTTCCGCCATTAGCGGACCTCTCGTCGGTGGCTTGTTGGTTGAATATGCGAGTTGGAGGTACGTGTTTTGGGTCAATATCCCTCTGGGCTTACTATCGATTGTGGGCCTATGGCTGTACTTACACGAGAATATTGAAAAGAAAAAACCGGTTATCGACTATGGTGGTGCATTTCTATTAGTCGTAACCCTCTCATCTTTAATGTATTTACTGGTCGAAGGAGGGGTGAACCTGCCTTGGGACTCCTGGCAGGCTATGTTTCTGATCAATATTAGCATCTTGGGGTTTGTCGTGTTAATTTATCACGAACGACGAACGGCACAACCGATGATGCCTTTTGATCTATGGAAGATCCGTTCCATTTTGGTCGCCAATATCGTTTCACTAACAACAGGCGTTATGTTAATCGGCATTTCAAGCTTCCTCCCTGCCTTTGTACAAGGTGTAATGGAGCGGAGTGCAACCGTCGCCGGGTTTACATTGACGGCCATGTCTATTGGCTGGCCGATTTCGGCTACAATCGCCGGCCGCTTATTATTAAGGATCGGCTACTTTAAAACCTCCTTGATGGGGGGGATATCCCTTATAGCAGGTGGAACTATCTTTGTCTTGATGGATCCATCATACGGTCCATTATGGGCAGCAATTGGATCATTCTTTGTAGGGGTAGGAATGGGACTAAGCTCTACGTCCTTTATCGTTTCCATTCAGTCTACTGTCGAGTGGCAGGTCAGAGGCATTGCGACTGCCACCAATATGTTCATGAGGAATTTAGGTACGACGATAGGAGCTGCGTTATTGGGAGGGATCTTGAACAGCCGCCTGCAGAGATACTTAGAAGAGAGCGGTAATGATTATTCCATCAATGATGTGAATATGCTCTTGAATGAACAAGAGAGGGAGCAATTGTCTTCCGATATGCTCGAGCTGTTACAAAATGCACTTACAGGTTCCTTGCAATCTGTATATCTAGTCGTATTATTTTTCGCCCTGTTTAGCTTTGTAGGCATCTTATTTCTACCCAGAGACCAATCATTAAAGAAATAG
- a CDS encoding 6-pyruvoyl tetrahydropterin synthase family protein, producing the protein MIQQIYPTPDHTYEFELNKDMHFAAAHYIPHVDAGSCQDIHGHTYFANITIGGDQLDDSGFLINFQHIKKLIHKRFDHKVMNEDELFSAENGNVFPTTEVVAKVMWEIIQAHLDTLPHQPKCLQVFLRETPTSYVIYRPKGRKS; encoded by the coding sequence TTTGAATTAAATAAAGATATGCATTTTGCGGCAGCCCATTATATTCCACATGTGGATGCAGGAAGCTGTCAGGATATCCATGGTCATACCTACTTTGCCAATATTACAATTGGCGGGGATCAGCTTGATGATTCCGGGTTTCTTATTAATTTCCAACACATTAAAAAGCTGATTCATAAGCGCTTTGATCATAAGGTCATGAACGAAGATGAATTGTTTTCTGCAGAGAACGGCAATGTGTTCCCGACAACTGAAGTTGTAGCGAAAGTGATGTGGGAAATCATTCAGGCTCATTTAGACACGCTGCCTCACCAACCAAAATGCCTTCAAGTATTTTTAAGAGAAACACCTACAAGTTACGTCATTTACAGACCAAAGGGGAGAAAATCATGA
- a CDS encoding EAL-associated domain-containing protein, producing MDALEVLTNIEKVIPYFQPIFSADEHKIIGYEVLGRIGVDEGTIESLGPFFRDEEIPDEYKVEVDERITRLAISKFLDEEQEGYIFLNRDARLLMLDHGESFLELLQEYEKKGLNLNRTVIELSEKTFIGDFDQLVHLLLYYKTYGIKIAIDNVGGNSGQLDRLSQFSPDILKVDLYQLRNDAGNKVYKDILYSLSMLARKIGASLLFENIEINFQLQFAWLNGGRYYQGYYLQHPSDSFLEPDILKEKLKEKCQDYIRYEKKHLEAGYEFADVLHKEISQKLIMIKKQSTGFDDILFDLGKYFTDKCFRLYICDENGFQVTSNVVKTDQKWQIEPRYKGKNWSWRPYFLENIIRMRINKKGLLSDIYSDIDSGESIRTYSFPFGNGLYLFMDLSYEFLFEEDGLIF from the coding sequence ATGGACGCATTAGAGGTGTTAACCAATATAGAAAAAGTGATTCCGTACTTTCAACCGATATTCAGTGCGGATGAACATAAAATCATCGGCTATGAGGTATTAGGGAGAATAGGAGTGGATGAAGGAACTATCGAGAGTCTTGGTCCATTTTTTAGAGATGAAGAGATACCGGATGAATATAAAGTGGAAGTGGACGAACGAATAACGAGACTGGCTATAAGTAAGTTTTTAGATGAGGAACAAGAGGGATATATCTTCTTAAACCGTGATGCAAGACTATTGATGCTTGACCACGGGGAATCTTTTCTGGAGCTCCTTCAAGAGTACGAAAAAAAGGGTTTGAATTTGAACCGAACTGTAATTGAGCTGTCTGAAAAAACGTTTATTGGGGACTTTGATCAGCTGGTTCATTTGCTTCTGTATTACAAAACATATGGAATTAAGATTGCGATTGATAACGTTGGCGGTAACAGCGGTCAGTTGGACCGGCTATCTCAATTCTCACCGGATATTTTGAAGGTGGATTTATACCAACTGAGAAATGATGCGGGGAATAAGGTCTATAAAGATATATTGTACAGTTTATCAATGCTTGCGAGAAAGATTGGGGCATCCCTCTTATTTGAGAATATCGAAATCAACTTTCAACTGCAGTTTGCCTGGTTGAACGGTGGTCGTTATTATCAAGGTTATTATCTGCAGCACCCGTCAGACTCATTTTTGGAGCCGGATATCCTTAAAGAAAAATTGAAGGAAAAATGTCAGGACTATATTCGATATGAGAAGAAGCATCTTGAAGCAGGGTATGAATTCGCAGACGTCCTACACAAAGAAATCAGTCAAAAGCTGATTATGATAAAAAAACAAAGCACCGGGTTCGATGACATACTCTTTGACCTGGGGAAGTATTTTACGGACAAATGCTTCCGGCTTTACATTTGTGATGAAAATGGCTTCCAAGTGACTAGTAACGTAGTGAAAACTGATCAAAAGTGGCAGATAGAACCAAGGTACAAAGGAAAGAACTGGAGCTGGCGCCCGTACTTTCTGGAAAATATCATTCGTATGAGGATCAATAAGAAAGGTTTATTATCGGACATCTACAGCGATATTGATTCAGGAGAATCCATCCGGACGTATTCATTTCCATTTGGCAATGGCTTGTATTTATTTATGGATCTTTCGTATGAATTTTTATTTGAGGAGGATGGTTTGATCTTTTAA
- a CDS encoding glutaredoxin domain-containing protein, with protein sequence MKKVTLYTQPDCPPCEVVKMFLKEHNVEYKEINIKEDEQARDYLVKELKSYSTPTITVDSVVISGFNLDALTAALNK encoded by the coding sequence ATGAAAAAAGTCACTTTATACACTCAACCAGATTGCCCACCCTGTGAAGTGGTCAAAATGTTTTTGAAGGAACACAATGTTGAATACAAGGAAATCAATATCAAAGAAGATGAACAAGCAAGAGATTACCTGGTAAAAGAGCTGAAGTCTTATTCCACTCCGACAATCACAGTGGACTCTGTAGTGATTTCAGGCTTCAACCTAGACGCCCTAACGGCAGCATTAAACAAATAA
- a CDS encoding DUF1797 family protein — MSQLLGIIQRLKSLQEQGEQGETQQRFFEYNGKKICEVKYLPKQDTFEIEVMNEKGNSFPFDNIDITAIEIFELLQEAQQD, encoded by the coding sequence ATGTCTCAGCTTCTTGGAATTATACAAAGATTAAAATCATTACAAGAACAAGGTGAACAAGGGGAAACTCAACAACGATTTTTCGAATACAATGGAAAGAAAATTTGTGAGGTAAAGTATTTACCAAAACAAGATACATTCGAAATTGAAGTCATGAATGAAAAAGGAAACAGTTTTCCTTTTGATAACATAGACATTACAGCGATTGAAATTTTTGAACTTCTACAAGAAGCTCAACAAGATTAA
- a CDS encoding chemotaxis protein, whose product MNQSNSILLESGTNELEIVEFEVHHNKFGINVIKVKEIIQPTPVIPIPHSHPHVKGLIQLRGEVLPVIDMARVLGVEEDETSNSKYIVAEFNQQKVIFHVHNVTQIHRISWNQIEKPSEMYSGVHSGIIGVIKRNESMILLLDFESIMLEINPDTGIRVEQVKKLGPRERRNKKIVAAEDSPLLRKLLNDTLSEAGYEEVEFFENGADAFNYLESLVEGTREIQQSVQLVITDIEMPQMDGHHLTKRIKSHPKLNKIPVIIFSSLITNDLKHKGEMVGAEDQISKPEIADLILKIDQHIL is encoded by the coding sequence TTGAATCAATCAAACAGTATTCTTCTTGAAAGCGGGACCAATGAACTTGAAATTGTTGAATTTGAAGTTCATCACAATAAATTTGGTATCAATGTAATTAAAGTGAAGGAGATTATCCAACCGACTCCTGTCATCCCTATTCCCCATTCTCATCCTCATGTGAAAGGACTCATTCAATTGAGGGGAGAGGTACTTCCAGTAATCGACATGGCAAGGGTACTGGGAGTGGAGGAGGATGAAACATCCAATTCGAAGTACATTGTCGCTGAGTTTAATCAACAAAAAGTCATTTTTCATGTACATAACGTTACTCAAATTCATCGCATTTCCTGGAATCAAATAGAGAAGCCTTCAGAAATGTATTCTGGTGTACATTCAGGAATAATAGGGGTCATCAAGCGAAACGAATCAATGATATTGTTACTGGATTTTGAGAGTATCATGCTGGAAATCAATCCTGATACAGGGATCAGGGTGGAACAAGTGAAAAAGTTAGGACCAAGGGAAAGAAGGAATAAGAAGATTGTTGCTGCTGAGGATTCCCCTTTGCTCCGCAAGCTTTTGAATGATACGTTGAGTGAAGCAGGGTATGAAGAAGTTGAGTTTTTTGAAAATGGTGCCGATGCATTCAACTATCTGGAATCGCTTGTTGAGGGCACACGTGAAATTCAACAGTCAGTTCAGCTTGTTATTACAGATATTGAAATGCCGCAAATGGACGGACATCATTTGACCAAAAGAATCAAAAGTCATCCTAAGCTCAATAAAATTCCGGTCATCATTTTTTCTTCCCTGATTACAAATGATTTAAAACATAAAGGTGAGATGGTCGGAGCAGAAGATCAAATCAGTAAACCCGAGATAGCTGATCTGATTTTAAAAATTGATCAACATATATTGTAG
- a CDS encoding YkyB family protein produces the protein MRNTSKSTPSSTSVITLSQAIFTVNRHAKTAGNPKYLYSLKKRALMKMIREGKAKKVGLHFSNNPKNSQQQSDVLIDCGDYTFHLPPSKEDFKELPHLGSLDQSLRNPKCKMGLQQAKGILEQYTGMSDRIEQPRKPGKRSYQKPVFKKLGDSFF, from the coding sequence TTGAGGAATACTAGTAAATCTACCCCTTCTTCCACATCCGTAATCACCCTCTCTCAAGCTATTTTCACTGTGAATCGTCATGCGAAAACAGCAGGTAACCCAAAATACTTATATTCATTAAAAAAAAGAGCCTTAATGAAAATGATCCGCGAAGGTAAGGCGAAGAAAGTCGGACTTCACTTTTCCAACAACCCAAAGAACAGTCAACAACAATCTGACGTATTGATTGATTGCGGAGATTATACCTTTCATCTTCCTCCATCGAAGGAAGATTTCAAGGAACTTCCTCACCTGGGTTCACTTGATCAATCGTTACGAAATCCTAAATGTAAAATGGGACTTCAGCAGGCTAAAGGGATTTTAGAACAATATACCGGCATGTCTGACCGTATTGAACAGCCACGGAAGCCCGGAAAGAGGAGTTATCAAAAACCTGTTTTCAAAAAGTTGGGCGATAGCTTCTTTTAA
- the queE gene encoding 7-carboxy-7-deazaguanine synthase QueE: protein MMKKIPVLEVFGPTIQGEGMVIGQKTMFVRTAGCDYSCSWCDSAFTWDGSAKEDIQLMTAEEVWNRLKEVGGNKFSHVTISGGNPALLAHLKGLIEILKENGIASALETQGSRWQDWFYDIDDLTLSPKPPSSKMETDFEKLDFIVHRLTENGSQFSLKVVVFDDKDLEYATKIHKHYPDVPFYIQTGNPSVSEGDTPKLLSNLLLDYEALIEKVCEKEELNHVRVLPQLHTLVWGNKRGV from the coding sequence ATCATGAAGAAAATCCCCGTTTTAGAAGTGTTTGGTCCAACCATTCAGGGTGAAGGTATGGTAATAGGTCAAAAGACGATGTTTGTCCGAACTGCGGGATGTGATTATAGTTGTTCGTGGTGTGATTCTGCATTTACGTGGGACGGTTCTGCGAAAGAGGATATTCAGCTTATGACGGCTGAAGAAGTGTGGAACAGGCTAAAAGAAGTTGGTGGAAACAAATTCTCTCATGTAACCATCTCCGGTGGTAATCCTGCTTTGTTGGCTCATTTGAAGGGGCTTATCGAGATCTTAAAAGAGAATGGCATAGCTTCGGCCTTAGAGACGCAAGGGAGCCGCTGGCAGGATTGGTTCTATGATATAGATGATCTGACACTTTCTCCAAAACCTCCAAGTTCGAAAATGGAGACTGATTTTGAGAAATTGGATTTCATTGTTCACCGTTTAACAGAAAATGGTTCACAATTCAGCTTAAAAGTTGTAGTATTTGATGATAAAGATCTGGAATACGCCACAAAGATTCATAAACACTATCCTGACGTTCCATTCTACATTCAGACAGGTAACCCTTCTGTTTCGGAAGGAGATACACCAAAGCTTTTGTCAAATCTATTATTGGATTATGAAGCGCTCATTGAAAAGGTTTGTGAAAAGGAAGAATTAAATCATGTGCGGGTGCTCCCGCAGCTGCATACTTTAGTATGGGGCAACAAGCGAGGAGTATAA
- the cbpB gene encoding cyclic-di-AMP-binding protein CbpB — protein sequence MISLSSKELLETNIKDFIIPSEKVAHVQVGNSLEHALLLLTKSGYSAIPVLDPTFRFQGLISSSLITDSILGLERFEFEQLEAKKVEEVMTTEFPIVSLESDFKKALELLVDHPFLCVVSDDGYFEGIMTRRVVLKQLQRQLFKRD from the coding sequence ATGATTTCATTGAGTAGCAAGGAGTTATTAGAAACGAATATTAAAGATTTCATTATTCCTTCTGAGAAGGTCGCTCATGTTCAAGTGGGGAATTCCTTGGAGCATGCGTTACTATTACTCACTAAGAGTGGTTACTCAGCCATCCCTGTGCTTGATCCGACATTTCGATTTCAGGGCTTGATCAGTTCCAGTTTAATCACAGATTCCATTCTTGGTCTTGAACGTTTTGAGTTTGAACAACTTGAAGCAAAGAAGGTAGAGGAAGTCATGACAACTGAATTTCCCATCGTCTCCTTAGAATCAGATTTTAAGAAAGCACTTGAGCTTTTAGTGGACCATCCATTCTTATGTGTGGTTTCTGATGATGGATACTTTGAAGGGATCATGACAAGGAGAGTTGTATTAAAGCAACTTCAACGACAACTGTTTAAAAGGGATTAA